Within Labilithrix sp., the genomic segment AGGTCGTGAACACGCGCGTCACCGTCCTCATCGAGGGCGAGACCGGCGCGGGCAAGGAGCTCGTCGCGGCGAGCGTGCACTACCGCTCGAACCGGCGCGATCGCCTCTTCGTCGGGCAGAACTGCGCCGCGATGCCGGAGACGCTCCTCGAGAGCGAGCTCTTCGGCCACAAGAAGGGCGCGTTCACCGGCGCGCACGAGGACAAGCGCGGCCTCTTCGAGGTCGCCGACGGCGGCACGCTCTTCCTCGACGAGGTGACGGAGATGCCGCTCTCGCTCCAGTCGAAGCTCCTTCGCGTCCTGCAAGAAGGAGAGATCCGCCCCATCGGCGCGACGCAGGAGAAGAAGGTCAACGTCCGCATCGTCGCCGCGACGAACCGGAACCTCGAGAAGGAGGTCGCCGAGGGCCGCTTCCGCGAGGACCTCTACTACCGGCTCAAGGTCTTCCCCCTCCGCGTGCCGCCGCTCCGCGAGCGCCGCGAGGACATCCCGCTCATCGCGACGCACTTCCTCACCCGCTTCTCGCACGAGTTCGGCAAGCCCTCGGGCGGGTTCTCGCAGCAGGCGATGGAGCTCCTCCAGGGCTACGACTGGCCCGGCAACGTGCGCGAGCTGCAGAACGAGATCCAGCGCCTCGTCATCCAGGTCGACCCCGGCGGCTTCGTCACGCCGGAGATGCTCTCGCCGCGCGTGCGCCAGGTCGAGGGCATGATCGAGCGCGTACGCCCGACCAAGGGCACGCTCAAGGAGATGATGGACCAGGTCGAGCGCTGGCTCCTGATCGAGGCCCTCCGCGAGCACGGCAACAACAAGACCGCCGCCGCGAAGTCCCTCGGCATCACGCGCGAAGGCCTCCACAAGAAGCTCCGCTCGTTCGGGCTCTGACCGTTTCAGCCGCTCTCGTCCGCGAGCGGCGCCGGCGAGCTGCGCTGGTGCTTGTAGATCTTGATCCGAAGCGTAACGAGGTACGTCACGCCGCACGCGACGATCGCGGGCGGACCGAACGCCTTGCCGAACACCTCGAAGACCAGCGCGATCGCGGCGAGCGGCACGCCGACGACGGCGACGAGCGACGAGCCGATGCCGACGACGGCGAAGAGCGCCGGATCGAGGTGTGGCCCGCCGAGGAGGTTCAAGAGCTTCGCGACGAGCGCGCCGGCGACGCCGCCGAGGAACATCGACGGGATCAACATCCCGGCGGAGCCGCGCCCGACCATCGTGAGCCCCGTCGTGACGACTTTGCCGAGGAGGATGAGCGCGACGAGCCACCAGGCGCCGAGCTCCTCCTTGTCGAGGAGGATGTCCGCGAGCGTCTCCTCGCCGATGCCGAGGATGTGCTTCGGGGCGAGCCCCGCCACCTTGAAGAGCACGAGCGCGATCGCGCCGGCGGCGACCGCGCACACGACGGCGTGCCACGCGGGGCGGAGCCGGCCGACGAGCGCCTGCAGTCGCGCCATCGTCATGCCGAAGCCGAGCGCCACCGGGACGGAGACCGCGACCGCCACGAGCGCAGACGCTCCCAGCTCCCCCGCCGAGTACGTCGGCGAGTGCGTCGGCCCGATGAAGAGCGGCTCGTAGCGTCCCTTCAGCCAGTTGTTGAGCCACCAGCACACGACGCCCGCCCACAGCGCGTACGCGAGCTTGCGATAGATGATGCGATCGCCGTAGGCGACCTCGGTCGCGAAGAGCGCCCCCGTGAACGGCGCGCCGAGGAGGGTGGCGACCGCGGCGGAGATCCCGGCGAGCTGGTACGTCCGGAGCTCGTACTCGGAGCGGATCCGGAAGACGCGCGCGAAGCCGGCGGAGATGGACTCGGACACCATCACGAGCGGCGCCTCCAGCCCGCCGGACGCGCCCGAGCCGAGCGTCAGGAACGTCGCGAGGAACTTGCGCGCGGCGAGGACGAAGGCTGGACGCTCGTAGCGAGGTTGCGGGTCGTCGCCCTCGTACTCGTAGGTGACGTGATAGTTCGCGAGCGCGGTCTCCATCCCGTCGCCGGCGACGGCGCGCCATTCCTCGCGTCGCATGAGCAGGCCGCGCACGAGCGCGCCGGCGACGAGCGCGACCACGAGCGTCGCGGCGCCGGCGAGCGTGCCCTCCTCGGACGCGTGCATCAGCGGCGCGAGGACGGCGTGAACGAGCTGCCGGAGCGCGGTGCACGCTCCCCACACCACGCCGGCGAGGAGCGTCACGAGCACGACGACGCGCGCGATGTGATCCCAGGAGTCGTGAAGCGCGCGACCTTCCTCGTCCAGCTTCTCGAAGTGATTGCTACCCATGGCTCGCCCCACGGTAGCGCACGCGTGTGCCGAGGTCGCTCAGCGAAAGTACGGGAACGCGAGCTGCAGGTACTGCGGGGCGGCGAGGGTCGGGTGGTGGTTCTCGTAGACGAACGTGCCGCCGAGCGGCGGCACCCACTGCTGCGGGTGCCCGACCATCGCGCCGACGCCGCATTGTCCGCAGCGCACCTGCCAGCACTCGCCGTAGACCGGGAACGAGTACGGCGTCGCCGGCGCCATGCCGGTCCCCTTCGTCCGCCAGATCCGGAACGTGAGCTGCCAGCAGTCGACGTGACACGTCTGGCAGCGCGCGCCCCAGTACCCGATGCGCTGCTCCCACGCGCGCATCTCTTCGTGGAGCAGCAAGTACCAGAGCATCGGATCGCGATCATACGCGATACCCTGCGCACGTGGACGAGACCGCACGCCTTCACGCGCGAATCGCCGAGCTCGAAGCCGAGAACCTCCGCCTCCGGCGCGGCGTCTTCGTGCCGAGCGGACCCACCGTCGCGACGCCGCCGGGGCTGACGCCGCTCTTCGCCGAGGCCGAGCGCGCGATCCGCGAGCTCTTCGGACGCATCGAGATCGATCCCGCCCGCGCGCACATCGCGGTCGGCGACGAGCGGTACCTGATGGTCCGCGCGTCCGCGTTCGCGATCGACTTCCTCGACACGCTCGTGCAGCTCTACGCCGACCGCGGCGAGCGCGAGGCCCTCGCCATCGCGCGCGGGTTCCTCTTCGACATCGCGCACACGATCGGCGTGCATGATGCGCGCGTCGTCCACGCCCAGCTCGGGGCGAAGGACCCGATCGCGAAGCTCTCCGCCGGCCCGGTGCGCTTCGCCTACGCGGGCTGGGCGTCGGTCGAGATCGACCCGCGGAGCAACCCGTCGCCGGACGAGGACTACTGCCTCGTCTTCGAGCACACCTACTCCTTCGAGGCGGCCGCGTTCGTGCGCGCGGGGCGGAGGTCCGAGGGCCCCGTCTGCATCATGAACGCGGGCTACTCCTCGGGCTGGTGCAAGGAGAGCTTCGGCGTCGACCTCACCACGCTGGAGGCGACCTGCAAGGCGCGCGGCGACGCGAGCTGCGCGTTCGTGATGGCGCCGCCGCACAAGGTCGCCGAGCGCGTGCGCGAGCACTTCGGCACCGAGCACGAGAGCCTCGCGTCGAAGGGCTTCGGCATCCCGACGTACTTCGAGCGCAAGCACGTGGAGGAGGAGCTCGTCCGCCGCGAGCGCCTCGCGACGGTGGGCCTCCTCGTCTCCGGCGTCGCGCACGAGGTGAACACCCCGCTCGGCGTCGCCGTCACCGCGAGCGGCGTCCTCGCGGAGGAGCTTACGTCGCTCCGGGCTCGGTTCGACGCCGGCGAGCTGACGAAGGGCGATCTCCGCGCGTTCTTCGAGCGCTCCGGTCAGGCCGGAGCGATGGTGAGCGCGAACCTCGAGCGCGCCGCGACCGAGATCGCGAAGTTCAAGCGCGTCTCGGTCGATCACGCGACGGAGGAGCGGCGCGCGATCGACGTCGGCGACTACGTCCGCCACACGCTGAAGAGCCTCCAGCCGATCGTGCGGAAGGGGAACCTCGCGCTCGACGTCGCGACGGAGGGCGACCTCTCGTGCCTGACGTTCCCCGGCGTGCTCGCTCAGATCGTGACGAACTTCATCACGAACTCGGCGGTGCACGCGTCGCGCGACGACGGCGCCGCGCTCCCGGTCCACCTCCGCATCGCGCGGCTCTCCGAGGGCCAGCTCGAGCTGACCTACGCCGACGAAGGGCGCGGCATGACCGAGGCGGTGCGGGCGCAGGCGTTCGCGCCGTTCTTCACGACGCGGCGCACGGGCGGCACCGGCCTCGGCCTCCACATCGTGCAGTCGCTCGTCGCCGACGTCCTCCGCGGACGCATCACGCTCACGAGCGCGCCCGATCGCGGGACCCGCTTCGTCGTGACGTTCCCGGTCAGCGCGGCGAGCGACGGCGCCTGACGAGACCGAACGCGAAGAGCACCATCGCCGCCGCCGTCGCGCCCGAGGCGTCGAAGGAGCCGCGCGTCGACGAGCAGCCACCGCGACCCGCGTACGGATCCGCGCGGTCGTAGTCGTCCTCGTCCTCCTCTTCCTCCTCCTCGACCACCTTCTTCTTCTTCTTTTTCTTCGACGGCTTCTCCGTGCCGTCGCTCGTCGTCGACTGCGTGTTCGTCGGCGCCGGCGTCGCGGCCGCGTCGTCGTCGTCCTCGCCCGCCTGCGAAGGCGCGGGGTCCGCCGGCGGAGCGGGGGCCGGAGCGCCGCCGGTGACGGTGACGTCCTTCGTCGAGAGCGTGGTGCCGTCGCCCGCGGTGCCGGTGCCGTTCGAGCCCATGCCGGCGGCGAAGAGCTTGAGCGGACCGCCCGTCGCCGGCGCGGTGACCTTGAACGTGAACGCGTACCTGCCGCCCGCGGTCGGCCGCCCGTTCGTGTGCGTGAGCTCGCCGCCGCCCTCCTGCAGGCCCGTCCCCGGGACGAGCGTCGCGCCGTCGGTGGCGGCGATGTTCGCGGCGGCGCGCGTGAGGTTGGTCGTGACCGTCAGCGTGTAGTCGCCGGTCGCGCCGGCCGCGAGCGTGTCCGGTCCCGTGATCGTCACCGTCGGCTTCGCCGCGTTCCCGCCGTGGCAGCCGGTGCAGGTCTGGCCCTGCTTGCCGCTGTAGCCGGTCGCTCCGTCGCCGTAGGCCGAGGCGGCGACGCTGACGGTGGAGATCGCGAGACCCACGGCGAGAGAGACGAGGAGGCGCACGCCCTACCTTGGAGCACCGTCCGTGCCGCGATCGCGGAATCCGTGCAGGGCGCATCGATCTTCCGAGCGCGGATCGCGCGTCCGCCGAGGGCGTCGTCGTCCGCCGTCGGTGCAGCGGCGTGAGGCCGAAACGTCTCGAATTGCCCGATGCGCGCACCGCGCCTGGGTGGTCTTTCACGAACCAGCTGCGGCCGGCGCGGGCTTCTTGCCGAGGCCGAAGCTCTTGATCTGGTACGAGAGCGTCGACGGCTTCACCCCCAGGAGATCGGCCGCGCCGCCCTCCCCCGCCACGCGGCCGTCGGCCTTCTCGAGCACCGCCTCGAGGTTCTTGCGCTCGAGCGCGCGCAGCTCCTCGGCGGTGAAGAAACCGCGCGCGGGGAAGAGGCCGTTCGGCGAGGGCTCCGCCGGCACCGACGAGGTCGCCTCCGGCGCGAGCGCGTCCGCGGCGGCGAGCTCCGGCAGCACGGTGTCGAGGCGGAGCACGCCGTCGACGGCGAGGATCGCCGCGCGCTCGACGACGTTCTGCAGCTCGCGCACGTTCCCGGGCCACGGGTAGCTCTCGACGAGGCGCACGTTCTCCGGCGACAGGCGCGTGAAGCGGCGTCCGAGCTTGTGGCACGCGCGCGAGAGGAAATGCTCGAAGAGCGGGACGACGTCCGAGCGGCGATCGCGGAGCGGCGGCACCGCGATCGGGAACACGCTGAGCCGGTAATAGAGGTCCGCGCGGAAGGTGCCGGCCTGCACCGCCGCCTTGAGGTCGCGGTTCGTCGCCGCGATGACGCGGACGTCGACCTTCTGCGAGCGCGTGTCGCCGACGCGCTCGACCTCGCGCTCCTGCAGCGCGCGCAATAGCTTGCTCTGCAGCTCGAGCGGGATCTCTCCGACCTCGTCGAGGAAGAGCGTCCCGCCGTCGGCGAGCTGGAAGCGGCCGACCCGATCGCGATGCGCGCCGGTGAACGAGCCCTTCACGTGGCCGAAGAACTCGCTCTCGAAGAGCTCACGCGGCACGCTCGCGCAGTTGACCTTCACGAGCGGGGCCGACGCGCGCCCGCTCTGCTCGTGGATCGCGCGCGCGACGAGCTCCTTGCCGACGCCGGACTCGCCCTCGACGAGCACGGTCGCGTCGGTGCGCGCGACCGCGATGAGCTGCTGCTGCATCGTCTGGAACGCGGCGCTCTCGCCGAGCAGCTCGCTGCCGCCCGCCTCCTTCACCTCTTCGCGGAGGTAGTCGCGCTCATGTTCGAGCGCGGACTTGAGGCGCGCGATCTCCTCGTATGCCACCTTCTGCTCGGCGTAGAGCCGCTCGAGCTCCTCGAGCTGCTGGTACGTGCGGAGCGCCGCGATCACGGTCGTGAAGAGCCGCGTCGACGTGAGCTCCGTCTTCGTCCGGTAGTCGCTGATGTCGTAATGACGAATGACCGCCGACTCGGGCGCCTGCCCCGGCTGCCCGGTGCGGAGGACGACGCGGACGCGCGCGTTCCCGAGCTGCTCGCGGATGTAGCGGACGAGCGAGAGCCCCGCGTCGTCGCTCTCCATGACCACGTCGAGGAGGACGAGCGCGGCGTCGGGGTGATCGTGGAGGAGGGCCTTCGCCTCGCTCGCGGAGTGGGCGCTGATGAAATCGAGCGCGCGCTCGGAGAACGAGACGCTGCGCAGGGCGAGGACGGTGACGTCGTGGACCTCCTGCTCGTCGTCGACGATGACGATCTTCCACGGCGCGCTGCCGGAGTCGGGCCCGCGGTCGCGCCGCGCGCTCCCGCGGACGCCGTCCGCGAACGGTGACTCGTGATCGTCGGCCAGGCGCCCCACGTATCCCGACCATGCCAGCTATTTCACCGTGCGTCGAGCAGTTGCTGGGCGGCGGCCTGGACGAGGTCGTCGTCGATCGGATGGGCGAGGAGCGCGCGGAGGAGCGCCTCCATCTCGCGCGGCGCGACGAAGCGATACGTCTTCACGACGTCGAGGACGTAGCGCACGTTCGACGGCAGGATCTTGCCGTCGTTCGCGATCGCGGCGAGCCGGAAGACGACAGATGCGTCGAGCTTGTGCGCGTCGAGCGATCTGATCGCGGCGTACTGCACGTCGCGATCGGGATCGGCGACGAGGCGGAGGAGCGCCTCGAGCGCGGCCGGGACGGGCGGGTGGTCGAGCGCGCCGGCGGCCGCGGCGCGCACGCGCGGATCGTCGCTCGCGGCGTACTTCGCGATCGTCGGCACCGCCGCGCTCGAGCGCGTGTTGCCGAGCGCGGTGAGGTAGTGCGCGGCCTCGTTCGGCGGCGCGGCGTGGAGCATCACCGTGAGGTCGTCGACGATCGCGCGCGCCGCCACTTCATCTTCGCTCTGCCCCGCGAGCGTGCCGAGCGTGTACGCGGAGGCGAGGCGCTCGTTCTTGTTCTTCGCCGCCGTCGCCTCCGCGTTCTTCGCCTTCATGAAGGAGATCGTCTCCTTGTCCGGGCTCGTCACGAAGCCGATGCGCTGGAGGAGCTGCGTGTAGCGGGGATCGCTCTTCGCCTGCTCGCTCGCGAGGAGCCGGCGGAGCACCTCTTGCGCCTCCTTCGTCGGCACGCTCGCGAGGAGGTCCATCACGAGGCCGCGGAGCTTGCCGCCCGGACGGCCGTTCTCGAAGACCTCGATCAGGTCGAAGGCGCGCTTGGGATCGAGCTCGAGGAGCGCGGTCGTGCGCCAGAGGAAGCGGTTGTGATCGGGGACGCGGCCGGCGTCGCCGTACGTGCTCAGCGTGTCGAGCGCCTCCGCCCACGAGAGCCCCGCCGCGCGCTGCTCGAGGATGCGGGCGTGGAGCGTGGTCGACTCCGGCATGTCGTCGAGCTTCCGCGTCGTGAAGGCGGAGAGGTCGGGATGACCGCGCTCGTCGGCGCGCGAGCCCTGCGCCTCGAGCTCGATTTCGGTCGTCGACTCGAGGAACGGACGATCTCCCGCGCGCGCGGTGAGGGTCTCCTCGCCGTGGATCCGCGCGAGCACGCCGGCCGCGATCGCGATCGACGCCGCGCCGCGCTCGTCGTGCTGGAAGGCGACGCCGCGCATCATCGCCGCGGCGCCGAGCGTGGTGTAGCGCGGGCGCGTACGCTCGATCGTGGCGCTCAGCTCGTCGTGGGCGCCGAAGCGGTAGAGGCTCTCGACCGTCCCTTGCGGCAAGGTCTCCGTCTCGACCCACGCGGTGGTGCCCGGCACCTCGACGAGGTGGACCTGCGTCTCCTGGACGAGCGCGCGCATCGCGTAGTCGAAGAGGCTCGCCCCGCCGGCCGGCGCGTGGACGGACACGACGCGGCCGAAGCGATCGACGCGCACGAGGAGCTCGCGGTCCTCGAACGCGGACGCGCAGCTCGCGTCTCCGAACACGGACTGACCGCCGATCGCGAAGTGACCCTTGCAGCGATGGAGCGAATAGCCGAGGAGCATCGCGCCGTCGGCCTCGCCGTAGGCGTGGATCTCGAGCGTGCCCTCGAGCGAGAGATCGCCCTCCACCGCCTCGCCCATCGCCGACGACGCGGCCATCGGGACCGTCTTGCTCCGGCTCTCGTAGCGGAGCGCGTACGCGTACGTCGTGTCGGGCGCGTAGCGGAACATGAGGAGATCGGCGCTCTCCGGCGCCTCCGCCGGCGCGGCGGTGGTGGTGGCCTTGCTCTTCGCCGCGTCGTCGTAGGTGAAGGCGAAGACGCCGGCGGCGAGGAGGAGGAAGCCGGCGAGCGCGGCGAGCTTCTTCTTCACTTGATCGTCCCCAGCGCGACGCCGAGGTCGTAGAGGTTCACGTCGTACTTCGCCTTGAAGATGTTCGTGTCCCAGGCGGGGCCCTCCCACGAGACGATCTCCTTCGAGCCGCGGATGCAGAGCGGGCACCAGCCGACCTCGCCGAAGACGTTGAGCGAGCCGGAGAGGGTGGAGACCTTCACGTCGAGGCGCGTGTCGGCGAAGAGGCCGAGCCGCTTCGGGTCGTGGAGCGGGAGGTCCGCCTTCTTGATCTCGACGCCGAAGCCGGCGCTGAACGGGAGCGCGGCGCGGACGATGTTGAGCTCGCCGCGGATGCCGACCCTCGCGACGAAGATGTCGATCCCGGCCTCGAGGTAGCCGTCGATCGACGCGTACGGCTCGGCGACGCCGGAGATGCGCGCGTACGGGCACTGCCCGAGGTTGTCGAACCCCTGCGCCTCCGCCTTGAGCCCGACGTCGATGCCGGCCTCGCCCGAGATCCCCGCCTCGAGCTTCACCGGGATGACGACGACGGTGAACCACGTGTTGACGAGCGGCACGTCGCGCTTGCCGGAGCCGACCGTCTTCGTGAGGTTCCACTCCCACTTCTGATCGAAGTCGGACCAGTCCTCGTCGATCTCGGGGTTGAACAGCTTGTAGCCGCCGACGTTCGCGTGGAGGTGCATCTTCCGCTCGGTGGTGGAGAGGCGCGCCTCCGCGTCGATGATGTCCCAGCGCTTGCCGAAGACGGTGACCCACGTGCTGAAGAGGCCGTGCGTGTCGAGGACGAACCGGCAGATGTCCTGCTGGTGATCGAACGTGAAGCCGAAGTCGTAGCTGTACCCCATGTTGAAGTACTCGCCGCCCATCTGCTCCTTGCGCGTGCGCGTGAGCCCCGGCTTCTTGAACGCGCCGGTGTCGGGGTCGACGAGGTCCTTGATCTTCTCGACGCGCGCCTTCGCGGCGGCGATCGCCTCGTCGTGCGCCTTCTGCTCGTGGTACGCGGCGGCCTTCGCGCGGCACACCGGGTACTGGGTCATCATGTCGTCGAGCTTCGCGGCGGTGATGGTGTCGCCCGACGTGATGCGGCACTTGAACTCATCGTAGGCCGGATCGTCGTCCTCGACGAACTCCTTGTCGACGTTCTTCGCGTTGGCGATCGAGCCCTTCGTGAAGGCCATGCACTGCTCGTAGGCGGCGTCCTGCTCGTCCGCGTACGTGTTGCGCACCGCGCGCGCGAAGAGCTTCGGCGACCAATCGCACGCGGTGTAGCTGTTAGGGGCTGCGTCGAAGCAGCCCTCCTCGTCGGCGCGCTCCATGATCTCGATCATGTCGGCGAGCACCGCGCGGCGGAGCACCGTCTCCGGCTTCTCGATCGCGAGGTTGCCCGCCGCCGCCGGCGTCGGCCCCGGCTTCTTCGGCGGCGGCGCCTTCGCGAGCGGCTTGTCGCCGCCGCCGAGGCCCGCGGCCTGGAGCGAGCCGATGCTCGGCGGCGTGTTCGGCGGCGGCGCGGTGTGGCCGCCGTAGCTCTTGTCGAGCTCGAACGGCGACCAGCCGCTGCCGGCGAAGCGCAGGTCGAGGCTCGCCCAGCGATCGACCTGCGCGAGGAAGCGGAGCTGGAGGTCGTAGAGCTCGTCGAGCTCCTTCGCGAGGCGCTTCCGCTTCTGGTCCTTCGGCGGCGGTCCCGGGATCGCGCCGAACGTCGACTTGAGCTGCTCGCTCGGATCGGGCTCCACCGGCGCGAGCGACAGCCCCAGCGGCGGGCTCGCGGGCGGGATGAAGAGGAGCGCCTGCGCGAGCTGCTTGTGCGCCGACCACGTGTTCGGGACGTTCTTGTTCGTGTACGTCTTCGCGAGGAGCGAGCTCGCGCCTGCCTTTCCGAGCGACAGGAGCAGGTTCGGCGCGGCCGGCACCGGCTCCTTCCCTTTCGGCGCCGGGTTCGACGGGATGTTGAAGAACACGTTCCGCGCGCGCTGCCCCTGCATCATCGCGCCGAAGGGTCGCTTGTCCCTCCCCCTCAGCGTCGCGTCGTTCAGGTGACGCGTGCCGATCGACGCGGGATCGCCGCCGGAGCCGAACGCGACCTGGAGCGTCTTCACGTGATCGCGCCGGTCGCCGACGCGGCGGCTGAACTCGGCGACGTCGTAGTACTTCTCGAACGCGTACTCGTCGCAGCTCTCGACGGCGTTCTTGTTCGCCTCCCACTGCGCGTACTGGTTGACGCCGAACACGGCGCCGTTGACGCCGTAGTCCTGGGCCGCCTGTTTGCTCGTGTACGAGTAGAGATCGGGCTCGTACTTCGCGGGGCCGGACGCGGACGGATCTTTGATGACCTTGCCGACGCCCTCGGGCGCCATGCTCTTCGGTACGGTGTCGTAGGTCTCGCCGCGCGCGGTCCTCTCCTTCTCCATCTCGCCCTTGAGGCGCGACGTGCACGTCCACTGGTTCTTGCGCTGGAGCTGACCGCAGCGATCGAATTCGAGGTACTGCGGGTCCTTGCACTGTGCAAGGGTCGGGATCGGACAATTCGCGGCCTGCTCGGGCGAGACGGCGAGCTTGGCGGGGCCCTGCGGCTTCGCGACGGCCGCGGCGGCGGAGAGGAGCGTGAGGGTCGTGACGGCGACGATGCGCTGGGTCTTCATCGGCTTCCTCGCTGTCAGTTGGGGACGCAGACCTTGACCGCGCGCACGCACTCGGGGCCGCGCCCGAGGTCGACGCAGCGCTTGAAGTCGGCGCCGCAGCCCGCGAGGTCCGCCTCCGTGCACGCGATCGCGCGCGGCTCGTTCTCGGCGAGCCAGAGCTCCGGCGCCGCCGGCGCCTTGCAGATCGCGCCGTCGCCGCACGAGCCTTCGGGCGCGGGTCCCCCCGCTGCGGGAGCGTCCATCACCGCGCTGTCGCAGAACGCGGTGCAGACGCCGATCTCGGGCGTGCCGGCGAAGTGCTCGACGCAGTCGACGCGCGCCGGGTTCGCGAGCGGCGCCGCCGAGGCGAGACCGCACTTGCCGGCGCCGCGCGTCGGACGCGCGCGATCGCAGAGCAGCGTGTCCGGCACGGCGCTGCCGTCGAACTTGTAGAGCGGCGTGACGGGCGCGCACTGGCCGTAGGGCCGCGTGCAGCGCATCACCTCGCCGGCGGGGCTCGGCACCGGGTTGCAGCGGTAGCCGTTCGCGACGGTGCAGTCGGTCGACTCGGTCGCGGCCGTGCACGCGGTCGGGCTCTCGATCTCCGCTGGTCCGTCGGCGATCGCGACGCAGCTCAGCCCCGCGGCGCACGAGCCCTGGCCCTTGCCGACCTCGGTCGCGGGACACGACGGCGCGCACGTCGAGATCGGCGCTCCGGTCGCGGACGTGAAGGTGGGGATGCACGTGTCGCCCGCGCCCGCGCAGCCGCTCCGCGCGGTGCAGCCCGCGCCCGTGGCGGGCACGTTCGCGCACGCGCCCGCGCCGCCGACGTCCTCGCAGTAGCGACCGGCGCCGCACGGACCCGCCGTCGACGCGAGGTCGCACGCCTCGAGGCAGAACGATCCGCGCGCGGTGGTCACGCACGTCGCGGGGGCGGCGCAGTCGTTCGCGGCGCCGGGCGTGCATGGCGCGAGCTCGCCGGCGGGCACGGGCTCGCTGCAGCCCTCGATGAGGAAGTGGCAATCGGCGGAGCAGCCGAGCGCGCCGATCGCGGTCGGGCTCACGAGCGCGCACGTCTTCCCGTTCAGGTTCGCGCCGTCGCAGTCCTCGCCCGGCTGCACGACGCCGTCACCGCACTTGCCGCCGCAGCCGGTCGTATCGAGC encodes:
- a CDS encoding XylR N-terminal domain-containing protein, whose protein sequence is MDETARLHARIAELEAENLRLRRGVFVPSGPTVATPPGLTPLFAEAERAIRELFGRIEIDPARAHIAVGDERYLMVRASAFAIDFLDTLVQLYADRGEREALAIARGFLFDIAHTIGVHDARVVHAQLGAKDPIAKLSAGPVRFAYAGWASVEIDPRSNPSPDEDYCLVFEHTYSFEAAAFVRAGRRSEGPVCIMNAGYSSGWCKESFGVDLTTLEATCKARGDASCAFVMAPPHKVAERVREHFGTEHESLASKGFGIPTYFERKHVEEELVRRERLATVGLLVSGVAHEVNTPLGVAVTASGVLAEELTSLRARFDAGELTKGDLRAFFERSGQAGAMVSANLERAATEIAKFKRVSVDHATEERRAIDVGDYVRHTLKSLQPIVRKGNLALDVATEGDLSCLTFPGVLAQIVTNFITNSAVHASRDDGAALPVHLRIARLSEGQLELTYADEGRGMTEAVRAQAFAPFFTTRRTGGTGLGLHIVQSLVADVLRGRITLTSAPDRGTRFVVTFPVSAASDGA
- a CDS encoding sigma 54-interacting transcriptional regulator — encoded protein: MESDDAGLSLVRYIREQLGNARVRVVLRTGQPGQAPESAVIRHYDISDYRTKTELTSTRLFTTVIAALRTYQQLEELERLYAEQKVAYEEIARLKSALEHERDYLREEVKEAGGSELLGESAAFQTMQQQLIAVARTDATVLVEGESGVGKELVARAIHEQSGRASAPLVKVNCASVPRELFESEFFGHVKGSFTGAHRDRVGRFQLADGGTLFLDEVGEIPLELQSKLLRALQEREVERVGDTRSQKVDVRVIAATNRDLKAAVQAGTFRADLYYRLSVFPIAVPPLRDRRSDVVPLFEHFLSRACHKLGRRFTRLSPENVRLVESYPWPGNVRELQNVVERAAILAVDGVLRLDTVLPELAAADALAPEATSSVPAEPSPNGLFPARGFFTAEELRALERKNLEAVLEKADGRVAGEGGAADLLGVKPSTLSYQIKSFGLGKKPAPAAAGS
- a CDS encoding HEAT repeat domain-containing protein, which codes for MKKKLAALAGFLLLAAGVFAFTYDDAAKSKATTTAAPAEAPESADLLMFRYAPDTTYAYALRYESRSKTVPMAASSAMGEAVEGDLSLEGTLEIHAYGEADGAMLLGYSLHRCKGHFAIGGQSVFGDASCASAFEDRELLVRVDRFGRVVSVHAPAGGASLFDYAMRALVQETQVHLVEVPGTTAWVETETLPQGTVESLYRFGAHDELSATIERTRPRYTTLGAAAMMRGVAFQHDERGAASIAIAAGVLARIHGEETLTARAGDRPFLESTTEIELEAQGSRADERGHPDLSAFTTRKLDDMPESTTLHARILEQRAAGLSWAEALDTLSTYGDAGRVPDHNRFLWRTTALLELDPKRAFDLIEVFENGRPGGKLRGLVMDLLASVPTKEAQEVLRRLLASEQAKSDPRYTQLLQRIGFVTSPDKETISFMKAKNAEATAAKNKNERLASAYTLGTLAGQSEDEVAARAIVDDLTVMLHAAPPNEAAHYLTALGNTRSSAAVPTIAKYAASDDPRVRAAAAGALDHPPVPAALEALLRLVADPDRDVQYAAIRSLDAHKLDASVVFRLAAIANDGKILPSNVRYVLDVVKTYRFVAPREMEALLRALLAHPIDDDLVQAAAQQLLDAR
- a CDS encoding chloride channel protein, which gives rise to MGSNHFEKLDEEGRALHDSWDHIARVVVLVTLLAGVVWGACTALRQLVHAVLAPLMHASEEGTLAGAATLVVALVAGALVRGLLMRREEWRAVAGDGMETALANYHVTYEYEGDDPQPRYERPAFVLAARKFLATFLTLGSGASGGLEAPLVMVSESISAGFARVFRIRSEYELRTYQLAGISAAVATLLGAPFTGALFATEVAYGDRIIYRKLAYALWAGVVCWWLNNWLKGRYEPLFIGPTHSPTYSAGELGASALVAVAVSVPVALGFGMTMARLQALVGRLRPAWHAVVCAVAAGAIALVLFKVAGLAPKHILGIGEETLADILLDKEELGAWWLVALILLGKVVTTGLTMVGRGSAGMLIPSMFLGGVAGALVAKLLNLLGGPHLDPALFAVVGIGSSLVAVVGVPLAAIALVFEVFGKAFGPPAIVACGVTYLVTLRIKIYKHQRSSPAPLADESG